From a region of the Streptomyces sp. B21-083 genome:
- the guaA gene encoding glutamine-hydrolyzing GMP synthase encodes MSAATPAPDTVLVVDFGAQYAQLIARRVREARVYSEIVPSTMSVEEMLAKNPAAIILSGGPSSVYAEGAPRLDRAIFEAGVPVFGMCYGFQLMATTLGGTVDNSGAREYGRTQLAVTKPSSTLFEGTPADQSVWMSHGDACSAAPEGFSVTASTDVVPVAAFENDEKKLYGVQYHPEVMHSTHGQQVLEHFLYRGAGLTPSWTTGNVIDEQVALIREQVGDKRAVCGLSGGVDSAVAAALVQKAIGSQLTCVYVDHGLMRKGETEQVEKDFVASTGVTLKVVDAEERFLNALAGVSDPEEKRKIIGREFIRVFEQAQAEIIADEGPEVAFLVQGTLYPDVVESGGGTGTANIKSHHNVGGLPEDLEFELIEPLRKLFKDEVRMVGQELGLPDEIVQRQPFPGPGLGIRIVGEVTKDRLDLLREADAIAREELTAAGLDRDIWQCPVVLLADVRSVGVQGDGRTYGHPIVLRPVSSEDAMTADWSRLPYEVLAKISTRITNEVADVNRVVLDVTSKPPGTIEWE; translated from the coding sequence GTGTCAGCAGCGACCCCCGCCCCCGACACCGTCCTGGTCGTCGACTTCGGTGCGCAGTACGCCCAGCTCATCGCCCGCCGAGTCCGCGAGGCCAGGGTCTACAGCGAGATCGTGCCGAGCACGATGTCGGTAGAGGAGATGCTCGCCAAGAACCCGGCGGCGATCATCCTCTCCGGTGGCCCCTCGTCGGTCTACGCGGAGGGCGCCCCGCGCCTGGACCGCGCGATCTTCGAGGCCGGCGTCCCCGTCTTCGGCATGTGCTACGGCTTCCAGCTGATGGCGACCACCCTCGGCGGCACGGTCGACAACTCCGGAGCGCGCGAGTACGGCCGTACACAGCTGGCCGTCACAAAGCCGTCCTCCACCCTCTTCGAGGGCACCCCGGCGGACCAGTCGGTGTGGATGTCCCACGGGGACGCCTGCTCCGCCGCACCCGAGGGCTTCTCGGTCACGGCGTCCACGGACGTCGTCCCGGTCGCCGCCTTCGAGAACGACGAGAAGAAGCTGTACGGGGTCCAGTACCACCCCGAGGTCATGCACTCCACGCACGGCCAGCAGGTCCTCGAACACTTCCTCTACCGGGGCGCGGGCCTGACCCCGTCCTGGACCACCGGCAACGTCATCGACGAGCAGGTGGCGCTGATCCGCGAGCAGGTCGGCGACAAGCGCGCCGTCTGCGGTCTCTCCGGCGGCGTGGACTCGGCGGTCGCCGCAGCCCTCGTACAGAAGGCCATCGGCTCCCAGCTGACCTGCGTGTATGTCGACCACGGGCTGATGCGCAAGGGTGAGACCGAGCAGGTCGAGAAGGACTTCGTCGCCTCGACCGGCGTCACCCTGAAGGTCGTCGACGCCGAGGAGCGCTTCCTGAACGCGCTCGCCGGGGTCTCCGACCCCGAGGAGAAGCGGAAGATCATCGGGCGCGAGTTCATCCGCGTCTTCGAACAGGCACAGGCCGAGATCATCGCGGACGAGGGTCCGGAGGTCGCGTTCCTGGTGCAGGGCACCCTCTACCCCGATGTGGTCGAGTCCGGTGGCGGTACCGGCACCGCCAACATCAAGTCCCACCACAACGTGGGCGGACTGCCCGAAGACCTCGAGTTCGAGCTGATCGAGCCGTTGCGCAAGCTCTTCAAGGACGAGGTCAGGATGGTCGGCCAGGAGCTGGGCCTGCCGGACGAGATCGTCCAGCGCCAGCCGTTCCCCGGCCCCGGCCTCGGCATCCGCATCGTCGGCGAGGTCACCAAGGACCGCCTCGACCTCCTCCGTGAGGCCGACGCTATCGCCCGCGAGGAACTGACGGCCGCCGGCCTCGACCGCGACATCTGGCAGTGCCCGGTGGTCCTCCTCGCGGACGTGCGCAGCGTGGGCGTCCAGGGCGACGGCCGTACGTACGGCCACCCGATCGTCCTGCGCCCGGTCTCCTCCGAGGACGCGATGACCGCGGACTGGTCCCGCCTCCCGTACGAGGTCCTGGCGAAGATCTCGACGCGCATCACCAACGAGGTCGCCGACGTCAACCGGGTCGTCCTCGACGTGACGAGCAAGCCGCCGGGCACCATCGAGTGGGAGTAG
- a CDS encoding pyridoxamine 5'-phosphate oxidase family protein, whose protein sequence is MNWAVFTTAEPDLAATVEKRFRAFDHHNLATLRKDGSPRTSGLEVRFLYGELWLAMMPDSLKALDLRRDPRFALQTNPGPGTDTAGGDVRVSGRAYEAEDPATKAAYVEEVKPPEPFHLFRTELTEVVRTYVEDDKYLVVQVWQPGEPVRTLRRT, encoded by the coding sequence ATGAACTGGGCAGTATTCACCACCGCGGAACCCGACCTGGCCGCTACCGTCGAAAAACGCTTCCGGGCCTTCGATCACCACAATCTCGCCACCCTCCGCAAGGACGGGTCGCCTCGCACCTCCGGCCTCGAGGTTCGCTTCCTGTACGGAGAGTTGTGGCTCGCCATGATGCCGGACTCGCTCAAGGCACTGGACCTGCGCCGCGACCCCCGCTTCGCCCTCCAGACGAACCCCGGCCCGGGGACGGACACGGCCGGCGGCGACGTACGCGTCAGCGGACGCGCGTACGAGGCCGAGGATCCGGCCACCAAGGCCGCGTACGTCGAAGAGGTGAAACCGCCGGAGCCGTTCCACCTCTTCCGCACCGAGCTGACGGAGGTCGTGCGGACGTACGTCGAGGACGACAAGTATCTGGTCGTCCAGGTCTGGCAGCCCGGAGAGCCGGTGCGCACTCTCAGGCGGACGTGA
- a CDS encoding class II aldolase/adducin family protein — protein sequence MHGPTPPLPLPTDQLQFAMPPMYESLDDERRHRKERLAGAIRLFGRFGFEDGVSGHITARDPEYSNCFWVNPFGIPFKQVTVSDLVMANQDGQVIEGRYHINQAAFTVHAQVHAARPDVVAVAHCHSVHGRALSALGDLLDPITQESCAFYEDHALYDTYTGVAVDADEGRRIASALGSRKALVLRNHGLLTVGDSVDAAAWWFVSMERSSQVQLTARAAGRPILIDHKQAVATREQLGGDLVAWINYQPLWRDISRSEPDLLS from the coding sequence ATGCACGGGCCCACTCCGCCCCTGCCGTTGCCCACCGACCAGCTGCAGTTCGCGATGCCCCCGATGTACGAGTCGCTCGACGACGAGCGCAGGCACCGCAAGGAACGGCTGGCCGGGGCGATCAGGCTGTTCGGGCGCTTCGGCTTCGAGGACGGTGTCTCGGGCCACATCACGGCACGCGACCCGGAGTACAGCAACTGCTTCTGGGTGAACCCCTTCGGGATTCCCTTCAAGCAGGTCACCGTGAGCGACCTCGTCATGGCCAACCAGGACGGCCAGGTCATCGAGGGCCGCTACCACATCAACCAGGCGGCCTTCACCGTGCACGCCCAGGTGCACGCCGCCCGCCCGGACGTCGTCGCCGTGGCCCACTGCCACTCGGTGCACGGCCGCGCCCTCTCGGCCCTCGGCGACCTCCTCGACCCGATCACCCAGGAGAGCTGCGCCTTCTACGAGGACCACGCGCTGTACGACACGTACACCGGCGTCGCCGTGGACGCCGACGAGGGTCGGCGGATCGCGTCCGCGCTGGGCTCCCGCAAGGCTCTCGTGCTGCGCAACCACGGGTTGCTCACGGTGGGCGACTCGGTGGACGCGGCGGCCTGGTGGTTCGTGTCGATGGAACGGTCGAGTCAGGTCCAGCTGACGGCGCGGGCGGCGGGCCGGCCCATCCTGATCGACCACAAGCAGGCGGTCGCGACACGGGAGCAGCTCGGCGGTGACCTGGTCGCGTGGATCAACTACCAGCCCCTGTGGCGGGACATCAGCAGAAGCGAACCGGATCTGCTGAGCTGA
- a CDS encoding DUF4429 domain-containing protein: MAEIIQRDGTWVFDGSTVRITPGLHRSVPLFRQTYGEVAVPLEAVSGIVYEPERKHGRLRLRLREGADPLLQATGGRLPDAADPYRLTVDIDRSGVAEYVAEEIRHALLLDQVPREPAMAYLLPGPPVPVSVRSSDGMVSFDGTRVRIDWADTSDRVKRATGPRMLSSHDLVRVDWLPNSGYEDGFMRFVTRETVFSKLPPGKDPYALDLWGSTRRDLLTALVATAVTARLPHPSTRAVDHMDPPRLTPAVPPRSDHHDVLLRRLRELGELHREGMLTDEEFATTKAAVLRGF; the protein is encoded by the coding sequence ATGGCCGAGATCATCCAGCGCGACGGGACCTGGGTCTTCGACGGCAGCACGGTCAGGATCACGCCGGGGCTCCACCGTTCCGTGCCGCTGTTCCGGCAGACGTACGGCGAGGTCGCGGTGCCCCTGGAGGCGGTCTCCGGCATCGTCTACGAACCCGAACGCAAGCACGGGAGGCTGCGGCTCAGGCTCCGCGAGGGCGCCGACCCGCTGCTCCAGGCGACCGGCGGACGACTGCCGGACGCGGCCGACCCGTACCGGCTGACCGTGGACATCGACCGGTCCGGAGTCGCCGAGTACGTCGCCGAGGAGATCCGGCACGCCCTGCTCCTCGACCAGGTTCCCAGGGAACCGGCCATGGCGTATCTGCTTCCGGGGCCGCCCGTGCCGGTGTCGGTGCGGTCCAGCGACGGCATGGTGTCGTTCGACGGTACGCGGGTCCGTATCGACTGGGCCGACACCTCCGACCGGGTCAAGCGGGCCACCGGCCCTCGCATGCTCTCCAGCCACGATCTCGTGCGGGTCGACTGGCTGCCCAACTCCGGGTACGAGGACGGCTTCATGCGCTTCGTGACCCGCGAGACGGTGTTCTCCAAGTTGCCGCCCGGGAAGGACCCCTACGCCCTCGACCTGTGGGGCAGCACCCGCCGCGACCTGCTGACGGCGCTCGTCGCGACCGCCGTCACCGCACGTCTGCCGCACCCCTCCACCCGGGCGGTCGACCACATGGACCCGCCCCGGCTCACGCCCGCGGTCCCGCCCCGGTCCGACCATCACGACGTACTCCTGCGCAGGCTCCGCGAGTTGGGCGAGCTGCACCGCGAGGGCATGCTCACGGACGAGGAGTTCGCGACCACCAAGGCGGCCGTCCTACGGGGTTTCTGA
- a CDS encoding chorismate mutase produces MDPSDKEPRMTSLDVTGARTPEAADVITGARERIDALDDRIIGLVQERMAVSAVIQESRITSGGRRVNLSREMDVLSHYRDALGRPGTSLAMTLLELCRGRI; encoded by the coding sequence TTGGATCCTTCCGACAAGGAGCCCCGTATGACCTCTCTCGATGTGACCGGCGCCCGCACCCCTGAGGCCGCCGATGTGATCACCGGCGCACGGGAACGCATCGACGCCCTCGACGACCGGATCATCGGTCTCGTCCAGGAACGGATGGCCGTGTCCGCCGTGATCCAGGAGTCGCGGATCACCTCCGGCGGACGGCGCGTGAACCTGTCCCGCGAGATGGACGTCCTCAGCCACTACCGGGACGCGCTGGGCAGGCCCGGCACGTCCCTCGCGATGACGTTGCTGGAGCTGTGCCGGGGTCGTATCTGA